A window from Nitrospirota bacterium encodes these proteins:
- a CDS encoding ABC transporter permease: MVVRLKEAMLGYVLVVQEFTLLCARTIVNLFRPPYYVQETILQMDRIGVGSLFIVVLTGMFTGMVLALQGAVQLEPYGASIYVSRLISTSVVRELGPVLAALMIAGRVGTGIASELASMTVTEQIDALRAEGTDPIHKLVTTRLIACLCMIPLLTIITDGIAIFGGWLVAKLYLGIDSYFYWTWAFEALRQQDLILGLVKPAVFGFLIAMVGCYAGFSTKGGTVGVGVSTTQAMVSSSILILASDFFLTKLFMAL; encoded by the coding sequence GTGGTCGTGAGACTGAAGGAAGCAATGCTGGGGTATGTGCTGGTCGTCCAGGAATTCACGTTGTTGTGCGCCAGAACCATCGTCAATCTGTTTCGCCCCCCGTACTACGTCCAAGAAACCATCCTCCAGATGGACCGTATCGGGGTGGGCTCGCTGTTCATCGTCGTCCTGACCGGCATGTTCACCGGCATGGTGCTGGCGCTCCAGGGGGCGGTTCAATTGGAACCTTACGGCGCCAGCATCTACGTTTCGCGCCTGATCAGCACCTCGGTCGTGCGCGAGCTCGGTCCGGTGCTGGCCGCCCTCATGATCGCCGGGCGGGTCGGCACCGGCATCGCGTCGGAACTCGCCTCCATGACCGTCACCGAGCAGATCGACGCCCTGCGCGCAGAGGGCACCGATCCGATCCACAAGCTGGTCACTACCCGGCTGATCGCGTGCCTCTGCATGATTCCGCTTCTCACCATCATTACGGACGGTATCGCGATCTTTGGCGGGTGGTTGGTCGCCAAACTATATCTGGGCATCGATTCCTACTTCTATTGGACCTGGGCCTTTGAGGCGCTCCGGCAACAAGATCTCATCCTCGGCCTGGTCAAACCGGCCGTGTTTGGATTTTTGATCGCCATGGTCGGGTGCTATGCTGGCTTCTCGACCAAAGGCGGTACGGTAGGCGTAGGTGTCTCGACCACTCAGGCGATGGTCTCTTCCTCCATCTTGATCCTGGCGAGCGATTTCTTTCTGACCAAATTGTTTATGGCACTGTAG